The following coding sequences are from one Prochlorococcus sp. MIT 1314 window:
- the bioD gene encoding dethiobiotin synthase, with protein sequence MISHNNIFKFIICGTDTDIGKTLISSFFVKGLNSFYWKPIQSGIESQTDSQTVEKLAQVSKEKIIKEAYVFTKPLSPHWAAEIDQKTINFDKLRLPKVQDSLIVETAGGLMVPITRNFLQIDQIKQWKLPVILVCKSSLGTLNHTLLSIEALKRRNIEILGLVINGEKHLDNPKTLVDFSGIPLIAEFPYIKKMDSNNLDILWKELDIKNKLISLLNSKIS encoded by the coding sequence ATGATTAGTCACAATAATATTTTCAAATTTATAATTTGTGGAACAGATACTGATATTGGGAAAACTTTAATAAGCTCTTTTTTCGTTAAAGGATTAAATTCCTTTTATTGGAAGCCTATCCAAAGTGGTATTGAATCGCAAACTGATAGTCAAACTGTTGAAAAACTTGCACAAGTAAGTAAAGAGAAAATCATTAAAGAAGCTTATGTCTTTACAAAACCTCTATCTCCTCATTGGGCCGCTGAAATAGATCAAAAAACTATTAACTTTGACAAGTTGAGATTGCCAAAAGTGCAAGACTCATTAATTGTAGAAACTGCAGGTGGATTAATGGTTCCAATAACACGCAATTTTTTGCAAATAGATCAAATAAAACAATGGAAGCTTCCGGTAATACTTGTATGTAAGAGCTCACTTGGAACTCTTAACCATACCCTGCTTAGTATTGAAGCATTAAAACGAAGAAATATTGAGATTTTAGGTTTAGTAATCAATGGCGAAAAACACCTAGATAATCCAAAAACTCTAGTTGATTTTAGTGGTATTCCGTTAATTGCTGAATTTCCTTACATCAAAAAAATGGACTCAAATAATTTAGATATACTATGGAAAGAATTAGACATCAAGAATAAGTTGATCTCACTTTTAAACTCAAAAATAAGTTAA
- a CDS encoding 8-amino-7-oxononanoate synthase: MKKIKIPKNRIRKLKTFSLGKKSFELLSLNSQNKKLIDLCSNDYFGLSRDKDLIKAAYEISMLEGIGSGSSRFITGSRPIHKLLETELAKWLDQEKVLLFPSGFQANIAAIQALSNRNSIVIADKLIHNSLLVGVKAAQAKLVRFSHNNLKDLEEKIIKSKPTKNSILVVVESLYSMEGSIAPLRGITEICKRNSVQLLVDEAHAIGILGPEGRGLSFNCRSDITMITGTFGKAFGSGGAFIAANSEIGEYLIQTSGAFRYTTALAPSLAAGALEGLKRILENKEWGNDLLSSAKIWKDEIIKNFSFPVQGDSHILSIIVGQEEKAIDLQKYLEENGFLAIAIRPPTVPEGQSRIRITIRRNLDFNLLKDFIAVLKEFK; this comes from the coding sequence ATGAAAAAAATAAAAATTCCAAAAAATAGAATCCGTAAATTAAAAACATTTTCTTTAGGTAAAAAATCATTCGAACTTCTAAGTTTAAATTCGCAAAATAAAAAACTTATAGACTTATGCAGTAATGATTATTTTGGATTAAGTAGGGACAAGGATTTAATAAAAGCTGCTTACGAAATAAGCATGTTAGAAGGTATTGGTTCAGGAAGCTCTAGGTTTATTACAGGTTCAAGGCCAATACATAAATTATTAGAAACTGAACTTGCCAAGTGGCTTGATCAAGAGAAAGTATTACTTTTCCCAAGCGGATTTCAAGCAAATATAGCCGCTATCCAGGCTTTATCAAACAGAAATAGTATCGTAATAGCAGATAAATTGATCCATAACTCTTTATTGGTTGGAGTTAAAGCTGCTCAAGCAAAACTGGTTCGATTTTCTCACAATAATTTAAAAGATTTAGAAGAAAAAATTATTAAATCTAAACCAACAAAAAATTCCATTTTAGTTGTTGTCGAATCTCTTTATAGCATGGAAGGATCAATTGCTCCGCTGAGAGGAATAACGGAAATTTGCAAAAGAAATAGTGTTCAATTATTAGTTGACGAAGCCCATGCAATTGGCATCTTGGGCCCTGAAGGGAGGGGTTTAAGTTTTAATTGCCGTTCAGATATAACTATGATTACTGGAACTTTTGGAAAAGCATTTGGAAGCGGTGGAGCTTTCATAGCTGCTAATTCAGAAATTGGTGAATATCTTATCCAAACAAGTGGTGCGTTTAGGTACACAACCGCTCTGGCGCCATCTTTAGCTGCTGGAGCGCTAGAAGGTTTAAAAAGAATTTTAGAAAATAAAGAATGGGGTAATGATCTGTTATCATCTGCGAAGATATGGAAAGATGAAATTATTAAAAATTTTAGTTTTCCAGTTCAGGGAGATTCTCACATTTTATCAATTATTGTTGGCCAAGAAGAGAAGGCAATTGATCTACAAAAATATCTCGAAGAAAATGGTTTTTTAGCCATTGCGATAAGACCGCCAACTGTTCCAGAGGGGCAATCAAGAATCAGAATAACAATACGAAGAAACTTAGATTTTAATCTGCTAAAGGATTTCATTGCAGTATTAAAAGAGTTTAAATGA
- a CDS encoding DEAD/DEAH box helicase, with amino-acid sequence MLNLEEYFPFPLDDFQLEAIRAINSGNSVVLTAPTGSGKTLIGEFAIYRALSHDSRVFYTTPLKALSNQKFRDFASQYGENKVGLLTGDISINREAPILVMTTEIFRNMLYGEFDEFDDPLENLESVILDECHYMNDPQRGTVWEETIIHCPTRTQIIALSATIANADQLQNWIEKVHGPTVLINSDKRPVPLDFMFCSVKGFHPLLNNKGNGIHPNCKVWRAPKGQKIRGKVGRIMQPNSPSIGFVISKLAERNMLPAIYFIFSRRGCDKAIENIKDLTLVSYSEASIISQKLDVYLKNNQEAIKDKSQCEALKRGIASHHAGLLPAWKELVEELFQQGLIKVVFATETLAAGINMPARTTVISSLSKRTEDGHRLLFSSEFLQMSGRAGRRGKDTQGYVLTLQTRFEGAKEASALAISKPNFLESQFTPSYGMVLNLLQSYTLEKSKELIKRSFGSFLYLGESSGENIILENLDKDLIELKKITSNVSWKDFDAYEKLKNRLKEERRLLKILEKQAAKKLSEEIANALPYIKDGSLISIKAPQIKRKIVPGLICKKIYESKKIKSLLCLTIDNLFILIKPSYIVSIFNDLDVIDVSGLEVPKIYFSGEVFRGDDMSQRYADRILEVSKKNDLQTPQYDLTSEVLAQQQQINNLEETVNDHPAHRFGDSRKLKKYRKRIIDVEQEINMRKKLLEDKENHNWRTFTDLIKILNHFGCLNDLELTEVGQTVGAIRSENELWIGLVLVSGYLDDLDPPELAAIIQAICVDVRRPNLWCNFKPSLKVIDIFNELDGLRKLVSFQQNKFHIEIPIYLETELTGIISEWARGKKWKDLVFNTSLDEGDVVRIIRRSIDVLSQVQYCIGVSNKLKSKAKQALKAINRFPVSESNDLIKVSEDINPATKRIDNNP; translated from the coding sequence TTGCTTAATTTAGAGGAATATTTCCCCTTTCCCCTAGATGATTTCCAATTAGAAGCAATACGAGCTATTAATAGCGGAAATTCTGTTGTTTTAACGGCACCAACAGGCTCGGGTAAAACATTGATAGGTGAATTTGCTATATATAGAGCCTTATCTCATGACAGCAGAGTTTTTTATACAACACCTTTAAAAGCCTTATCAAACCAAAAGTTTAGAGATTTTGCTAGTCAATATGGTGAGAATAAAGTTGGTCTTTTAACTGGAGATATAAGTATAAATAGAGAAGCACCAATCTTAGTCATGACGACTGAGATTTTTAGGAACATGCTTTATGGCGAATTTGATGAATTTGATGATCCCCTAGAAAATTTAGAATCTGTGATTCTTGATGAATGTCATTATATGAATGACCCCCAAAGAGGCACAGTTTGGGAAGAAACTATAATCCATTGCCCTACTAGAACTCAAATAATAGCTTTATCAGCAACAATAGCCAATGCAGATCAACTACAAAATTGGATAGAAAAAGTTCATGGCCCCACTGTACTTATTAATAGTGATAAGAGACCAGTCCCACTTGATTTTATGTTTTGCAGTGTTAAAGGCTTCCATCCACTTTTAAATAATAAGGGTAATGGAATTCATCCAAACTGTAAGGTTTGGAGAGCTCCTAAAGGGCAGAAAATAAGAGGAAAAGTGGGCAGGATAATGCAACCAAATTCTCCCTCAATTGGCTTTGTGATCTCGAAACTAGCTGAACGAAATATGTTGCCAGCTATTTATTTTATTTTTAGTAGAAGAGGATGTGACAAGGCTATTGAGAATATAAAAGATTTAACTTTAGTAAGTTATTCAGAAGCAAGTATAATATCCCAAAAATTAGATGTTTATCTTAAAAATAATCAGGAAGCAATTAAAGATAAATCTCAATGCGAGGCATTAAAACGCGGTATTGCATCTCATCATGCTGGATTATTGCCTGCATGGAAAGAATTGGTTGAGGAATTATTTCAGCAAGGTTTAATAAAAGTTGTTTTTGCAACTGAAACTCTTGCTGCGGGAATAAATATGCCCGCAAGAACAACTGTTATTTCTTCTTTATCAAAAAGGACAGAAGATGGGCATAGATTATTATTTAGCAGTGAATTTTTGCAAATGTCAGGAAGAGCTGGAAGAAGAGGAAAAGATACTCAGGGATATGTTCTTACATTACAAACAAGATTTGAAGGTGCCAAGGAAGCAAGTGCACTGGCTATTAGTAAACCAAATTTTTTAGAGAGTCAATTCACTCCTAGCTATGGAATGGTACTTAATCTTTTACAAAGTTATACGTTAGAGAAGTCTAAAGAATTAATTAAAAGAAGTTTTGGTAGTTTTTTATATTTAGGTGAATCCTCAGGTGAGAATATAATTCTTGAAAATTTAGATAAGGATTTAATTGAATTAAAAAAAATTACATCTAATGTTTCATGGAAAGATTTTGATGCCTACGAAAAGTTAAAAAATCGTCTTAAAGAAGAGAGAAGACTCTTGAAAATTTTAGAAAAACAAGCAGCAAAAAAATTATCAGAAGAGATAGCTAATGCACTACCATATATTAAAGATGGAAGCTTAATTTCAATCAAAGCTCCTCAAATTAAAAGAAAAATTGTTCCAGGATTAATTTGTAAGAAAATATATGAATCCAAAAAAATTAAGAGTTTATTATGTTTGACAATTGATAATTTATTTATTCTTATAAAACCCTCATACATAGTAAGTATTTTTAATGATTTGGATGTAATTGATGTCTCAGGACTAGAAGTACCAAAGATTTATTTTTCTGGAGAGGTATTTAGGGGAGATGATATGTCGCAGCGTTATGCGGATCGAATTTTAGAAGTTTCTAAAAAAAATGATTTACAAACTCCACAATATGATCTGACATCCGAAGTTTTGGCACAACAGCAACAAATTAATAATTTAGAAGAAACTGTTAATGATCATCCCGCACATAGATTTGGAGACTCTAGGAAATTAAAGAAATATAGAAAAAGAATTATTGATGTTGAACAAGAAATAAATATGAGAAAAAAACTTCTTGAGGATAAAGAAAATCATAACTGGAGAACTTTTACCGATTTGATTAAAATTTTGAATCATTTTGGTTGTTTAAATGATTTGGAATTGACAGAAGTTGGACAAACAGTTGGTGCAATAAGAAGTGAAAATGAATTATGGATTGGTCTTGTTTTAGTTAGTGGTTATTTAGACGATTTAGATCCTCCTGAGTTAGCTGCAATTATTCAAGCTATATGTGTTGATGTAAGGAGGCCTAATCTTTGGTGTAATTTCAAGCCTTCTTTAAAGGTAATAGATATTTTTAATGAATTAGATGGTTTAAGAAAATTAGTCTCTTTTCAACAAAATAAGTTTCATATTGAAATTCCTATCTATTTAGAAACTGAGTTGACTGGAATTATTTCTGAATGGGCAAGAGGAAAAAAATGGAAAGATTTGGTTTTTAATACTTCATTAGACGAAGGTGATGTAGTGAGGATTATTAGAAGATCAATTGATGTTCTTTCACAAGTGCAATATTGTATTGGTGTTAGTAATAAATTAAAAAGTAAAGCAAAGCAAGCATTAAAAGCTATTAATCGTTTTCCTGTTTCTGAATCTAATGATCTTATAAAAGTCTCTGAAGATATTAATCCTGCAACAAAAAGAATTGATAATAATCCTTAA
- the bioA gene encoding adenosylmethionine--8-amino-7-oxononanoate transaminase: protein MKSLDSKTPNQDWHPNIWPPFTQINNSKPQIEVTHGKDALLFTKDPKKELIDGISSWWVTLHGHSNEYIADAIFDQSKKLEQVIFADFLHPQAKKLAERLSELTKLERLFFSDNGSTAVEVALKIAFQSWQNRGETRTQIVAFDGAYHGDTFGAMALGERNIFNENFDNLMFPVRRVPWPSTWMNDEEVANKENEAIQKLEALLKTPTVAVILEPLVQGAGGMNMVRPQFIKKVSEIIKNNNSLLIADEVLTGFGRCGSLFAFQKAKIVPDLISISKGLTGGFLPMGITLCKEKIFQSFIDDSPRKTFWHGHSFTANPLGCAAANASLDLLEKEPHKYLSFEERHLSHLIKFKNLPYIKKIRVSGTIAAFDLEIGNKKGYFNNIGKEIKSLAMEQGLFIRPLGNVIYLLPPLCITDDQLEKSYWIIRQILYNL from the coding sequence ATGAAATCTTTGGATTCAAAAACTCCAAATCAAGATTGGCACCCAAATATTTGGCCACCTTTTACACAAATCAATAACAGCAAACCGCAAATAGAAGTAACTCATGGTAAAGATGCACTCCTATTTACTAAAGATCCTAAAAAAGAGCTAATAGATGGTATTAGTAGTTGGTGGGTAACTCTTCATGGTCATAGTAACGAATATATTGCGGATGCCATTTTCGATCAATCAAAAAAACTTGAGCAAGTTATATTTGCTGATTTCTTACATCCACAGGCAAAAAAATTGGCGGAAAGACTTAGTGAATTAACAAAACTAGAAAGATTATTCTTTTCTGATAACGGTTCTACTGCAGTGGAAGTCGCTTTAAAAATTGCCTTCCAATCATGGCAAAATAGAGGAGAGACAAGAACTCAAATAGTAGCTTTTGATGGCGCCTATCATGGAGATACATTTGGAGCAATGGCTTTAGGTGAAAGAAATATTTTTAATGAGAATTTTGATAATCTTATGTTCCCAGTTAGGAGAGTCCCCTGGCCTTCAACTTGGATGAACGATGAAGAAGTAGCAAATAAAGAAAATGAGGCGATCCAAAAATTAGAAGCTCTTCTTAAAACTCCCACAGTTGCAGTAATCCTTGAGCCACTTGTTCAAGGAGCAGGAGGAATGAATATGGTTAGGCCTCAGTTTATAAAAAAAGTTTCAGAAATTATAAAAAATAATAATTCTTTGTTAATTGCCGATGAAGTTTTGACTGGGTTTGGAAGATGTGGAAGTCTTTTTGCGTTTCAAAAGGCAAAAATCGTTCCTGATTTAATAAGTATTTCAAAAGGCTTAACTGGTGGATTCTTACCGATGGGAATAACTTTATGTAAAGAAAAAATTTTTCAATCCTTTATTGATGATTCCCCAAGAAAAACTTTTTGGCATGGACATAGTTTTACTGCTAATCCTTTAGGTTGTGCTGCGGCAAATGCTAGCCTTGATTTATTAGAAAAAGAACCACACAAATACCTTTCATTTGAAGAAAGACATTTATCTCATTTAATTAAATTTAAAAACTTACCTTATATAAAAAAGATAAGGGTATCCGGCACAATCGCTGCTTTCGATTTAGAAATTGGCAACAAAAAAGGTTATTTTAATAATATTGGGAAAGAAATAAAGAGTCTTGCAATGGAGCAAGGTTTATTTATTAGGCCACTTGGGAATGTTATCTACCTCTTGCCGCCTCTCTGTATAACAGATGATCAATTAGAAAAAAGTTACTGGATAATAAGGCAAATCTTATACAATCTATAG
- a CDS encoding methyltransferase domain-containing protein has translation MIEMDSEKWNEKIKNNFNFAAYRYLDHSNIQKFFAKKIVQFIKELNPQKKGEWIDLGSGPGLLADEIEKIFSSQKVTRIDFSKKMLLENKLSRKKILWDLNNDLPPEINNCSLLTSNFCIHWLNNPEKIIKNWFSKLTPGGFLIISYPTKDCFPEWKDTCKKINIEYSGLNFLCSKELLKDFKSTEIHYSKQFNYLENFKDVYKLFRSIKNVGAQSTNCKRKTVKELKDIQKFWPKNYNNTVNLSWAIDIQIIKKL, from the coding sequence ATGATTGAAATGGATAGTGAAAAGTGGAATGAGAAAATAAAAAATAATTTCAATTTTGCTGCATATCGGTATTTAGATCATTCAAATATTCAGAAATTTTTTGCAAAAAAGATTGTTCAATTTATCAAAGAATTAAATCCCCAAAAAAAAGGTGAATGGATAGATCTAGGATCAGGACCAGGACTATTAGCAGATGAAATAGAAAAAATTTTTTCTTCCCAAAAAGTAACCAGAATTGATTTCAGCAAGAAAATGCTTCTTGAGAATAAATTATCTAGAAAAAAAATTTTATGGGATTTGAATAATGATTTACCTCCTGAAATAAATAACTGTTCTCTATTAACATCTAACTTTTGCATACATTGGTTAAACAACCCAGAAAAGATAATAAAAAATTGGTTTAGCAAATTAACACCTGGAGGGTTTTTAATCATTTCATATCCAACAAAAGATTGTTTTCCTGAATGGAAAGATACTTGTAAAAAAATTAATATTGAATATAGTGGTCTTAATTTCCTTTGCTCTAAAGAATTATTAAAAGATTTCAAATCTACTGAAATACATTATTCAAAACAGTTTAATTATCTTGAAAATTTTAAAGATGTATATAAGCTTTTCAGAAGTATTAAAAATGTAGGAGCACAATCAACAAATTGTAAACGCAAAACAGTGAAAGAGTTAAAAGATATTCAAAAGTTTTGGCCAAAGAATTACAATAATACAGTGAACCTTTCATGGGCAATTGATATTCAAATTATAAAGAAATTATGA
- a CDS encoding DUF3143 domain-containing protein translates to MNLPTKPINQYSLQSLELWLTDLGAVKDINNPSKWHLLLSNWNATIIFEQEDLSVIWESKGHETKRLFSYCINREDVENAILQGP, encoded by the coding sequence GTGAATCTTCCTACAAAACCTATTAACCAATATTCACTACAATCATTAGAATTGTGGCTAACTGATTTAGGCGCTGTGAAAGATATTAATAATCCATCTAAATGGCACCTGTTACTTTCTAATTGGAATGCAACTATTATATTTGAACAAGAAGATTTAAGTGTCATCTGGGAAAGTAAAGGACATGAAACTAAAAGACTATTTTCTTATTGCATTAATAGAGAAGATGTGGAAAATGCAATACTGCAGGGACCTTAA